A stretch of Cynocephalus volans isolate mCynVol1 chromosome 9, mCynVol1.pri, whole genome shotgun sequence DNA encodes these proteins:
- the LOC134386516 gene encoding oocyte-expressed protein homolog, which yields MVDDARAAEAQQDKGPQARALARLPGLPLQPPRLRVRPWWFPAQALSDPLVFHLEAWLADAVFGPDRAIIPEMEWMSQALLTVDITSSRNLVEITVFGRPRVQNRVKSMLLSLASWHREHRVRAEKMKRLEEFLKSRASDSHTPQHPI from the exons ATGGTCGACGACGCTCGTGCTGCTGAGGCCCAGCAGGACAAAGGCCCGCAGGCCCGCGCCCTGGCGAGGCTGCCCGGGTTGCCGCTCCAGCCACCTCGGCTTCGCGTCCGGCCGTGGTGGTTTCCGGCGCAGGCGCTGAGCGACCCTCTGGTGTTCCACCTGGAGGCCTGGCTGGCGGACGCTGTCTTCG GCCCTGACCGAGCCATAATTCCAGAAATGGAGTGGATGAGCCAGGCCCTGCTGACGGTGGATATAACAAGCTCCAGGAACCTAGTGGAAATCACCGTCTTCGGACGGCCCCGAGTACAGAACCGGGTGAAGAGCATGCTCCTGAGCCTGGCATCATGGCACCGAGAACATCGTGTCCGAG CTGAGAAGATGAAACGACTTGAGGAGTTCTTGAAGTCCCGTGCATCAGATTCCCACACTCCCCAGCATCCTATTTAA
- the C9H4orf54 gene encoding uncharacterized protein C4orf54 homolog isoform X2: MLSFHFWESQGQPTDAAPSVADGIQTPSCRQCQAINWTGRLSHGTLAPVSARAGAPQPQTTSAAPSRSLPTSFRLAAAPPQGLKNWKVVAAVAAVPTALGPIQVRGTLLRASLWPLQGQRGTQDHPSAHHCLFLSLIPGRGVKMEAATPEQNSQARLVEVGDGVSRDQDSQEFKQQLPPLPKPSASSQQEAKNVELCASAGVRRESPQATKLTLEHYPADQRDSGSPKEKAQDEPSHQECKAPTTQKNPAPSKLSRSQLPRSDQCGNCLSSSSSSPVDKTDEDGLSKMDDSATSTGVLATSSSSLGFESESGENEVSCQPRGGGGGGGGEAGVGGAGDGTECRDIIAKSQGSRDPPKNEEAHYITTHEIQLSEVEQDMDFDVGLASHWDFEDNNVIYSFVDYASFGGSDETPGDVTTLTEEDDDNSCYLSTTPSTNTTRTPSPTSSDLARPRVGSSGRNTSSTEVGSGPSDSDPTPPPTEPGTATLSEPLPEPPEAASGATAAAASSCGSAASQILLSIKQTSQAINEPSNVRAKQNIIYAAKHEGDMSLHVSTAAEHKSSSLKQNPAAAVAQDHAKKFTAVPARLQTRCGAIRAKELVDYSSGASSAVSELDDADKEVRNLTSRAFRSLAYPYFEALNISSRESSTTLSEVGFGRWSTFLDLKCGGVGARVEQSLLRGSAASVAAGLRKGSGARATADQLYIQSKKSQTKALEFVVSKVEGEIKHVETPLCFQKQVQTGSRVVTLLEPLNLRSESKASSAAGPCRATKGSSKGPGSVYTDDGSENSECSKPASRADGPQKSKFASSLLKNVISKKMQREHEFKMERGEVVDTSHCNLPGATKEMEGPPGGERPRERSLQRQNSRHSEAGSEYTVVSVSDAGGEGPMAASKSPIFKASTPRESNAGSGRNFTDGHTEEVCEIKKSASETVKGIFLRSQNSAFRSWKEKEAEKREEKGPIGKLKLPKGGDWRADLGEISASKSTIMSRLFVPNIQQTSKDKQPGKQATKYPAAQATSTAVIRPKAPEIKIRLGSVQQPSSDFNIAKLLTPKLASGSASNLFKTLEDNSRAQQKLFRGDNLEKVPQFQVRDVRDKSKVQGPLHQVRDVRKLIKGSGDSSDKGSVTPEQGLTGPKPRQLAAAAGGSRSLSPMVITCQAVVNQREDSMDCEQRDSLDKGGSSRGLNSFSPEGTVLVHRASGRLPVATIAPNKPEQGSYLPVLKIVSKASAQKTPEKPKDEEVKEDGKARKPARNALEKLTAAVRSMEELYSFNRNEWKRKSDPLPIMMDSHVLSLIASEERGGVMGAEGDPDKLAKRLGEVEERGTGNKGGVVLRGAPIERLQRRNSNPSTESVSARAAAFENLARERPRSLYIPPVHKDVERAQALQPLPPLPSNRHVFTVSASSTQKTGGVAGKFPQGPSPESPSAAKGIKPQGLRSLKISPATRAPPDEANRKSGSNLEKSNSDCENYLTIPLKGSSAAGELPGRPGVARELPPSSSTATLCSLPPLSARSQVPSSPKGSQVSGTSRPAWRTKPDNSRETVAAPTGPQSPEHTPTTIYHQQPLPFTLQGAQPQILCFSPPGMPAPAPAGPAPVPTDPFQQPQPQQTQRKMLLDVTTGARHKDGLLLFNLKVAL; this comes from the exons AtgctttcctttcatttctggGAGTCCCAGGGTCAACCTACAGATGCTGCTCCTTCCGTGGCCGATGGCATTCAGACTCCCAGCTGTCGACAGTGCCAGGCAATCAACTGGACAGGACGGCTCAGCCACGGGACGCTGGCCCCAGTCTCGGCCAGAGCAGGAGCCCCCCAGCCACAGACCACCTCTGCCGCCCCATCCAGGAGCCTTCCCACCTCCTTTAGGCTTGCCGCAGCCCCGCCACAGGGGCTGAAAAACTGgaaggtggtggcagcagtggcagcggTGCCTACAGCCTTGGGGCCAATCCAGGTACGTGGAACCCTGCTTCGGGCATCTCTGTGGCCCCTGCAGGGCCAGAGAGGGACCCAGGACCACCCCAGCGCTCACCACTGCCTCTTCCTATCACTGATACCTGGGCGAGGGGTCAAAATGGAAGCTGCCACTCCTGAGCAGAATTCACAGGCCAGactggtggaggtgggggacGGTGTGAGCAGAGATCAAGACAGCCAGGAATTCAAGCAGCAGCTGCCGCCGCTCCCCAAGCCTTCAGCCTCCTCCCAGCAGGAAGCAAAAAATGTCGAGCTGTGCGCTTCAGCCGGAGTCCGGAGGGAGAGTCCCCAGGCCACAAAACTTACCCTGGAGCACTACCCTGCTGATCAGAGGGACTCCGGGAGTCCCAAGGAGAAAGCACAAGATGAGCCCAGCCATCAAGAGTGCAAAGCTCCAACCACCCAGAAGAATCCTGCTCCCTCCAAACTCTCCAGATCCCAGCTCCCCCGCAGCGATCAGTGTGGCAACTGCTTAtcttcctcatcctcctccccAGTGGACAAAACAGATGAAGACGGCCTTTCCAAAATGGATGATTCTGCCACGTCGACGGGAGTTCTGGCCACTTCCTCTTCATCCTTAGGCTTTGAGAGTGAGAGCGGTGAGAACGAAGTAAGCTGCCAgcccaggggagggggaggaggaggaggaggagaagcaggggTAGGAGGGGCAGGAGATGGAACAGAGTGCAGGGACATTATTGCCAAGTCCCAGGGCAGCAGGGACCCCCCAAAAAATGAGGAGGCTCACTACATCACCACCCATGAGATCCAGCTGAGTGAGGTGGAGCAGGACATGGATTTCGACGTGGGGCTGGCCTCCCACTGGGATTTCGAGGACAACAACGTGATCTACTCGTTCGTGGACTATGCTTCCTTTGGTGGCAGCGACGAGACCCCGGGGGATGTCACCACCCTGACCGAAGAGGACGACGACAACAGCTGCTACCTCAGCACCACTCCCAGCACCAACACCACCCGGACACCCAGCCCCACCAGCAGCGACCTGGCCCGTCCCAGAGTAGGCAGCAGTGGTCGCAACACCAGCAGCACGGAAGTGGGCAGCGGCCCATCTGACAGTGaccccactcccccacccacTGAGCCTGGCACTGCCACTCTGAGTGAGCCCTTGCCCGAGCCCCCGGAGGCAGCTTCAGGGGCAACAGCAGCCGCAGCAAGCAGCTGTGGGAGTGCAGCAAGCCAGATCCTCCTATCAATCAAACAGACTTCCCAGGCTATAAATGAGCCTAGCAACGTGCGTGCAAAGCAAAACATTATTTATGCTGCCAAGCATGAAGGCGACATGAGCCTCCACGTCTCTACAGCTGCTGAACACAAGTCAAGTTCACTGAAGCAAAACCCGGCTGCAGCCGTGGCTCAGGACCATGCAAAGAAATTCACTGCTGTCCCTGCTCGCCTGCAAACCAGGTGCGGGGCCATCCGGGCGAAGGAGCTGGTGGACTACTCCAGCGGAGCCTCCAGTGCCGTGAGTGAACTGGACGATGCGGACAAAGAGGTGCGTAACCTGACTTCCCGGGCCTTCCGCAGCCTCGCTTACCCCTACTTTGAGGCTCTGAACATCAGCTCCCGGGAGTCCTCCACCACCCTCTCCGAAGTGGGTTTTGGACGCTGGTCGACTTTCCTGGACTTAAAATGTGGGGGTGTTGGAGCCAGGGTGGAACAGAGCCTGCTCAGGGGCAGTGCCGCCTCTGTAGCTGCAGGTCTGAGGAAGGGCAGTGGGGCCAGGGCCACTGCAGACCAGCTCTACATCCAGTCCAAGAAGTCCCAGACCAAGGCCTTGGAGTTCGTGGTCAGCAAAGTGGAGGGGGAAATCAAACATGTGGAGACACCCCTGTGTTTCCAGAAGCAGGTCCAGACGGGCTCCCGCGTCGTCACCCTTCTGGAGCCCCTGAATTTACGCAGTGAGAGCAAAGCCAGCTCAGCCGCTGGGCCCTGCAGGGCCACCAAAGGCTCCAGCAAGGGTCCCGGGTCGGTGTACACGGATGACGGCTCAGAGAACTCTGAATGTAGCAAGCCTGCCTCCCGCGCGGACGGTCCCCAGAAGTCCAAGTTTGCTTCCAGTCTTCTCAAGAACGTTATTTCCAAGAAGATGCAGCGGGAACACGAGTTCAAAATGGAGAGGGGAGAAGTCGTGGATACATCCCATTGCAACCTCCCCGGGGCCACCAAGGAGATGGAGGGCCCGCCCGGGGGTGAGCGGCCGCGCGAGAGGAGCCTGCAAAGGCAGAATTCTCGCCACTCGGAGGCAGGCTCCGAGTACACGGTGGTCAGCGTGTCCGACGCGGGTGGGGAGGGGCCGATGGCCGCGTCTAAATCCCCGATTTTCAAAGCCAGTACTCCTCGGGAGAGCAACGCAGGCTCTGGCCGGAATTTCACCGATGGACACACAGAAGAAGTGTGTGAAATTAAAAAGAGTGCCTCAGAGACTGTCAAGGGCATCTTCCTCCGTAGTCAGAACAGTGCATTCCGGTCATGGAAGGAGAAAGAGGCCGAGAAGCGGGAAGAGAAAGGACCCATCGGAAAGCTGAAGCTCCCCAAAGGGGGGGATTGGAGGGCAGATCTTGGGGAGATCTCTGCCAGCAAGTCCACCATCATGTCTCGCCTTTTTGTCCCCAACATCCAGCAGACATCCAAGGACAAGCAGCCAGGGAAGCAGGCCACCAAGTACCCTGCTGCCCAGGCCACCTCCACGGCGGTGATTAGACCCAAGGCTCCTGAAATCAAGATCCGGCTGGGGAGTGTGCAGCAGCCCAGCTCAGACTTCAACATTGCCAAGTTGCTCACGCCTAAGCTGGCCAGTGGCAGCGCCTCTAACCTCTTCAAAACCCTTGAGGACAACAGCAGGGCGCAGCAGAAACTCTTCCGTGGGGACAATCTAGAAAAAGTGCCCCAGTTCCAGGTGAGAGACGTGAGAGACAAGTCCAAGGTTCAAGGTCCCCTCCACCAGGTGAGAGATGTCAGGAAACTAATCAAAGGGTCAGGGGATAGCAGTGACAAGGGCAGTGTTACCCCAGAGCAGGGGCTGACTGGGCCCAAACCCAGgcagctggctgctgcagctggtgGGTCCAGATCCCTGTCCCCAATGGTGATTACGTGCCAGGCAGTAGTGAACCAGAGGGAAGACAGCATGGACTGCGAGCAGAGAGACAGCCTGGACAaaggtggcagcagcaggggctTGAATTCCTTCTCCCCAGAAGGGACAGTCTTGGTTCACAGGGCATCTGGCAGGCTGCCTGTGGCCACCATTGCCCCCAATAAACCTGAGCAGGGCTCCTATCTGCCTGTGCTCAAGATCGTCTCCAAGGCTTCTGCCCAGAAgaccccagagaagcccaaggaTGAGGAGGTCAAGGAGGATGGGAAAGCCCGGAAGCCAGCCCGGAATGCCCTGGAGAAGCTGACTGCTGCGGTGAGGTCCATGGAAGAGCTGTACAGCTTCAACAGGAACGAGTGGAAACGCAAAAGTGACCCCTTGCCCATTATGATGGACAGCCACGTCCTGTCGCTCATTGCCagtgaggagaggggaggggtcaTGGGTGCAGAGGGAGACCCTGACAAGCTGGCCAAACGGCTGGGTGAGGTAGAAGAGCGGGGCACAGGAAACAAAGGTGGTGTGGTCCTGCGAGGGGCCCCCATAGAACGTCTGCAGCGGAGAAACTCTAACCCCAGCACTGAGAGTGTGTCTGCCCGAGCAGCTGCCTTTGAGAACCTGGCCAGGGAAAGGCCCCGATCTCTCTATATTCCCCCAGTCCACAAGGACGTGGAGAGAGCCCAAGCCCTACAGCCCCTCCCACCACTCCCCAGCAACCGGCACGTGTTCACAGTGAGTGCAAGCAGCACCCAGAAAACTGGGGGTGTCGCCGGCAAGTTCCCACAAGGGCCTTCTCCAGAGAGCCCTTCAGCAGCCAAGGGCATCAAACCACAGGGACTCCGGTCTCTCAAGATCTCTCCAGCCACCCGGGCACCTCCAGATGAGGCGAACAGGAAAAGTGGTAGCAATTTGGAGAAGAGCAATAGTGACTGTGAGAATTACCTGACCATCCCCCTTAAAGGAAGCTCTGCTGCAGGGGAGCTTCCTGGCAGGCCTGGGGTTGCAAGGGAGCTGCCCCCGTCCTCCTCAACTGCCACTCTCTGCAGTTTACCCCCACTGAGTGCCCGCAGTCAGGTCCCCAGTAGCCCCAAAGGCTCTCAGGTCAGTGGAACCAGCCGACCAGCTTGGCGTACCAAACCTGACAACTCCCGGGAGACAGTAGCTGCCCCCACAGGGCCCCAGAGTCCTGAGCATACCCCCACCACCATCTACCACCAGCAGCCTCTGCCCTTCACCCTGCAGGGGGCCCAGCCCCAGATCCTCTGCTTCTCCCCACCTGGCATGCCTGCCCCAGCACCTGCAGGCCCAGCTCCAGTCCCCACAGACCCCTTCCAGCAGCCACAGCCTCAGCAGACCCAGCGCAAGATGCTCCTGGATGTGACGACCG gagcAAGACACAAAGATGGACTACTCTTATTTAATCTGAAAGTCGCATTGTAA
- the C9H4orf54 gene encoding uncharacterized protein C4orf54 homolog isoform X1, which translates to MLSFHFWESQGQPTDAAPSVADGIQTPSCRQCQAINWTGRLSHGTLAPVSARAGAPQPQTTSAAPSRSLPTSFRLAAAPPQGLKNWKVVAAVAAVPTALGPIQVRGTLLRASLWPLQGQRGTQDHPSAHHCLFLSLIPGRGVKMEAATPEQNSQARLVEVGDGVSRDQDSQEFKQQLPPLPKPSASSQQEAKNVELCASAGVRRESPQATKLTLEHYPADQRDSGSPKEKAQDEPSHQECKAPTTQKNPAPSKLSRSQLPRSDQCGNCLSSSSSSPVDKTDEDGLSKMDDSATSTGVLATSSSSLGFESESGENEVSCQPRGGGGGGGGEAGVGGAGDGTECRDIIAKSQGSRDPPKNEEAHYITTHEIQLSEVEQDMDFDVGLASHWDFEDNNVIYSFVDYASFGGSDETPGDVTTLTEEDDDNSCYLSTTPSTNTTRTPSPTSSDLARPRVGSSGRNTSSTEVGSGPSDSDPTPPPTEPGTATLSEPLPEPPEAASGATAAAASSCGSAASQILLSIKQTSQAINEPSNVRAKQNIIYAAKHEGDMSLHVSTAAEHKSSSLKQNPAAAVAQDHAKKFTAVPARLQTRCGAIRAKELVDYSSGASSAVSELDDADKEVRNLTSRAFRSLAYPYFEALNISSRESSTTLSEVGFGRWSTFLDLKCGGVGARVEQSLLRGSAASVAAGLRKGSGARATADQLYIQSKKSQTKALEFVVSKVEGEIKHVETPLCFQKQVQTGSRVVTLLEPLNLRSESKASSAAGPCRATKGSSKGPGSVYTDDGSENSECSKPASRADGPQKSKFASSLLKNVISKKMQREHEFKMERGEVVDTSHCNLPGATKEMEGPPGGERPRERSLQRQNSRHSEAGSEYTVVSVSDAGGEGPMAASKSPIFKASTPRESNAGSGRNFTDGHTEEVCEIKKSASETVKGIFLRSQNSAFRSWKEKEAEKREEKGPIGKLKLPKGGDWRADLGEISASKSTIMSRLFVPNIQQTSKDKQPGKQATKYPAAQATSTAVIRPKAPEIKIRLGSVQQPSSDFNIAKLLTPKLASGSASNLFKTLEDNSRAQQKLFRGDNLEKVPQFQVRDVRDKSKVQGPLHQVRDVRKLIKGSGDSSDKGSVTPEQGLTGPKPRQLAAAAGGSRSLSPMVITCQAVVNQREDSMDCEQRDSLDKGGSSRGLNSFSPEGTVLVHRASGRLPVATIAPNKPEQGSYLPVLKIVSKASAQKTPEKPKDEEVKEDGKARKPARNALEKLTAAVRSMEELYSFNRNEWKRKSDPLPIMMDSHVLSLIASEERGGVMGAEGDPDKLAKRLGEVEERGTGNKGGVVLRGAPIERLQRRNSNPSTESVSARAAAFENLARERPRSLYIPPVHKDVERAQALQPLPPLPSNRHVFTVSASSTQKTGGVAGKFPQGPSPESPSAAKGIKPQGLRSLKISPATRAPPDEANRKSGSNLEKSNSDCENYLTIPLKGSSAAGELPGRPGVARELPPSSSTATLCSLPPLSARSQVPSSPKGSQVSGTSRPAWRTKPDNSRETVAAPTGPQSPEHTPTTIYHQQPLPFTLQGAQPQILCFSPPGMPAPAPAGPAPVPTDPFQQPQPQQTQRKMLLDVTTGQYYLVDTPVQPMTRRLFDPETGQYVDVPLTSQQQAVAPMSLPVPPLALSPGAYGPTYMIYPGFLPTVLPANALQPTPIAHTPGGSELSPMVAEPHSKEAAATFTEAPYFMASGQSPASSSSSAPAATSQLMGAKGFPQLHGKPVISITSQPLGPRIIAPPSFDGTTMSFVVEHR; encoded by the coding sequence AtgctttcctttcatttctggGAGTCCCAGGGTCAACCTACAGATGCTGCTCCTTCCGTGGCCGATGGCATTCAGACTCCCAGCTGTCGACAGTGCCAGGCAATCAACTGGACAGGACGGCTCAGCCACGGGACGCTGGCCCCAGTCTCGGCCAGAGCAGGAGCCCCCCAGCCACAGACCACCTCTGCCGCCCCATCCAGGAGCCTTCCCACCTCCTTTAGGCTTGCCGCAGCCCCGCCACAGGGGCTGAAAAACTGgaaggtggtggcagcagtggcagcggTGCCTACAGCCTTGGGGCCAATCCAGGTACGTGGAACCCTGCTTCGGGCATCTCTGTGGCCCCTGCAGGGCCAGAGAGGGACCCAGGACCACCCCAGCGCTCACCACTGCCTCTTCCTATCACTGATACCTGGGCGAGGGGTCAAAATGGAAGCTGCCACTCCTGAGCAGAATTCACAGGCCAGactggtggaggtgggggacGGTGTGAGCAGAGATCAAGACAGCCAGGAATTCAAGCAGCAGCTGCCGCCGCTCCCCAAGCCTTCAGCCTCCTCCCAGCAGGAAGCAAAAAATGTCGAGCTGTGCGCTTCAGCCGGAGTCCGGAGGGAGAGTCCCCAGGCCACAAAACTTACCCTGGAGCACTACCCTGCTGATCAGAGGGACTCCGGGAGTCCCAAGGAGAAAGCACAAGATGAGCCCAGCCATCAAGAGTGCAAAGCTCCAACCACCCAGAAGAATCCTGCTCCCTCCAAACTCTCCAGATCCCAGCTCCCCCGCAGCGATCAGTGTGGCAACTGCTTAtcttcctcatcctcctccccAGTGGACAAAACAGATGAAGACGGCCTTTCCAAAATGGATGATTCTGCCACGTCGACGGGAGTTCTGGCCACTTCCTCTTCATCCTTAGGCTTTGAGAGTGAGAGCGGTGAGAACGAAGTAAGCTGCCAgcccaggggagggggaggaggaggaggaggagaagcaggggTAGGAGGGGCAGGAGATGGAACAGAGTGCAGGGACATTATTGCCAAGTCCCAGGGCAGCAGGGACCCCCCAAAAAATGAGGAGGCTCACTACATCACCACCCATGAGATCCAGCTGAGTGAGGTGGAGCAGGACATGGATTTCGACGTGGGGCTGGCCTCCCACTGGGATTTCGAGGACAACAACGTGATCTACTCGTTCGTGGACTATGCTTCCTTTGGTGGCAGCGACGAGACCCCGGGGGATGTCACCACCCTGACCGAAGAGGACGACGACAACAGCTGCTACCTCAGCACCACTCCCAGCACCAACACCACCCGGACACCCAGCCCCACCAGCAGCGACCTGGCCCGTCCCAGAGTAGGCAGCAGTGGTCGCAACACCAGCAGCACGGAAGTGGGCAGCGGCCCATCTGACAGTGaccccactcccccacccacTGAGCCTGGCACTGCCACTCTGAGTGAGCCCTTGCCCGAGCCCCCGGAGGCAGCTTCAGGGGCAACAGCAGCCGCAGCAAGCAGCTGTGGGAGTGCAGCAAGCCAGATCCTCCTATCAATCAAACAGACTTCCCAGGCTATAAATGAGCCTAGCAACGTGCGTGCAAAGCAAAACATTATTTATGCTGCCAAGCATGAAGGCGACATGAGCCTCCACGTCTCTACAGCTGCTGAACACAAGTCAAGTTCACTGAAGCAAAACCCGGCTGCAGCCGTGGCTCAGGACCATGCAAAGAAATTCACTGCTGTCCCTGCTCGCCTGCAAACCAGGTGCGGGGCCATCCGGGCGAAGGAGCTGGTGGACTACTCCAGCGGAGCCTCCAGTGCCGTGAGTGAACTGGACGATGCGGACAAAGAGGTGCGTAACCTGACTTCCCGGGCCTTCCGCAGCCTCGCTTACCCCTACTTTGAGGCTCTGAACATCAGCTCCCGGGAGTCCTCCACCACCCTCTCCGAAGTGGGTTTTGGACGCTGGTCGACTTTCCTGGACTTAAAATGTGGGGGTGTTGGAGCCAGGGTGGAACAGAGCCTGCTCAGGGGCAGTGCCGCCTCTGTAGCTGCAGGTCTGAGGAAGGGCAGTGGGGCCAGGGCCACTGCAGACCAGCTCTACATCCAGTCCAAGAAGTCCCAGACCAAGGCCTTGGAGTTCGTGGTCAGCAAAGTGGAGGGGGAAATCAAACATGTGGAGACACCCCTGTGTTTCCAGAAGCAGGTCCAGACGGGCTCCCGCGTCGTCACCCTTCTGGAGCCCCTGAATTTACGCAGTGAGAGCAAAGCCAGCTCAGCCGCTGGGCCCTGCAGGGCCACCAAAGGCTCCAGCAAGGGTCCCGGGTCGGTGTACACGGATGACGGCTCAGAGAACTCTGAATGTAGCAAGCCTGCCTCCCGCGCGGACGGTCCCCAGAAGTCCAAGTTTGCTTCCAGTCTTCTCAAGAACGTTATTTCCAAGAAGATGCAGCGGGAACACGAGTTCAAAATGGAGAGGGGAGAAGTCGTGGATACATCCCATTGCAACCTCCCCGGGGCCACCAAGGAGATGGAGGGCCCGCCCGGGGGTGAGCGGCCGCGCGAGAGGAGCCTGCAAAGGCAGAATTCTCGCCACTCGGAGGCAGGCTCCGAGTACACGGTGGTCAGCGTGTCCGACGCGGGTGGGGAGGGGCCGATGGCCGCGTCTAAATCCCCGATTTTCAAAGCCAGTACTCCTCGGGAGAGCAACGCAGGCTCTGGCCGGAATTTCACCGATGGACACACAGAAGAAGTGTGTGAAATTAAAAAGAGTGCCTCAGAGACTGTCAAGGGCATCTTCCTCCGTAGTCAGAACAGTGCATTCCGGTCATGGAAGGAGAAAGAGGCCGAGAAGCGGGAAGAGAAAGGACCCATCGGAAAGCTGAAGCTCCCCAAAGGGGGGGATTGGAGGGCAGATCTTGGGGAGATCTCTGCCAGCAAGTCCACCATCATGTCTCGCCTTTTTGTCCCCAACATCCAGCAGACATCCAAGGACAAGCAGCCAGGGAAGCAGGCCACCAAGTACCCTGCTGCCCAGGCCACCTCCACGGCGGTGATTAGACCCAAGGCTCCTGAAATCAAGATCCGGCTGGGGAGTGTGCAGCAGCCCAGCTCAGACTTCAACATTGCCAAGTTGCTCACGCCTAAGCTGGCCAGTGGCAGCGCCTCTAACCTCTTCAAAACCCTTGAGGACAACAGCAGGGCGCAGCAGAAACTCTTCCGTGGGGACAATCTAGAAAAAGTGCCCCAGTTCCAGGTGAGAGACGTGAGAGACAAGTCCAAGGTTCAAGGTCCCCTCCACCAGGTGAGAGATGTCAGGAAACTAATCAAAGGGTCAGGGGATAGCAGTGACAAGGGCAGTGTTACCCCAGAGCAGGGGCTGACTGGGCCCAAACCCAGgcagctggctgctgcagctggtgGGTCCAGATCCCTGTCCCCAATGGTGATTACGTGCCAGGCAGTAGTGAACCAGAGGGAAGACAGCATGGACTGCGAGCAGAGAGACAGCCTGGACAaaggtggcagcagcaggggctTGAATTCCTTCTCCCCAGAAGGGACAGTCTTGGTTCACAGGGCATCTGGCAGGCTGCCTGTGGCCACCATTGCCCCCAATAAACCTGAGCAGGGCTCCTATCTGCCTGTGCTCAAGATCGTCTCCAAGGCTTCTGCCCAGAAgaccccagagaagcccaaggaTGAGGAGGTCAAGGAGGATGGGAAAGCCCGGAAGCCAGCCCGGAATGCCCTGGAGAAGCTGACTGCTGCGGTGAGGTCCATGGAAGAGCTGTACAGCTTCAACAGGAACGAGTGGAAACGCAAAAGTGACCCCTTGCCCATTATGATGGACAGCCACGTCCTGTCGCTCATTGCCagtgaggagaggggaggggtcaTGGGTGCAGAGGGAGACCCTGACAAGCTGGCCAAACGGCTGGGTGAGGTAGAAGAGCGGGGCACAGGAAACAAAGGTGGTGTGGTCCTGCGAGGGGCCCCCATAGAACGTCTGCAGCGGAGAAACTCTAACCCCAGCACTGAGAGTGTGTCTGCCCGAGCAGCTGCCTTTGAGAACCTGGCCAGGGAAAGGCCCCGATCTCTCTATATTCCCCCAGTCCACAAGGACGTGGAGAGAGCCCAAGCCCTACAGCCCCTCCCACCACTCCCCAGCAACCGGCACGTGTTCACAGTGAGTGCAAGCAGCACCCAGAAAACTGGGGGTGTCGCCGGCAAGTTCCCACAAGGGCCTTCTCCAGAGAGCCCTTCAGCAGCCAAGGGCATCAAACCACAGGGACTCCGGTCTCTCAAGATCTCTCCAGCCACCCGGGCACCTCCAGATGAGGCGAACAGGAAAAGTGGTAGCAATTTGGAGAAGAGCAATAGTGACTGTGAGAATTACCTGACCATCCCCCTTAAAGGAAGCTCTGCTGCAGGGGAGCTTCCTGGCAGGCCTGGGGTTGCAAGGGAGCTGCCCCCGTCCTCCTCAACTGCCACTCTCTGCAGTTTACCCCCACTGAGTGCCCGCAGTCAGGTCCCCAGTAGCCCCAAAGGCTCTCAGGTCAGTGGAACCAGCCGACCAGCTTGGCGTACCAAACCTGACAACTCCCGGGAGACAGTAGCTGCCCCCACAGGGCCCCAGAGTCCTGAGCATACCCCCACCACCATCTACCACCAGCAGCCTCTGCCCTTCACCCTGCAGGGGGCCCAGCCCCAGATCCTCTGCTTCTCCCCACCTGGCATGCCTGCCCCAGCACCTGCAGGCCCAGCTCCAGTCCCCACAGACCCCTTCCAGCAGCCACAGCCTCAGCAGACCCAGCGCAAGATGCTCCTGGATGTGACGACCGGTCAGTACTATCTGGTGGACACCCCGGTACAGCCCATGACTCGGAGACTGTTTGACCCTGAGACAGGGCAGTATGTGGATGTGCCCCTGACATCCCAGCAGCAGGCTGTAGCTCCCATGTCCCTCCCTGTGCCTCCCTTGGCCCTGAGTCCTGGGGCCTATGGACCCACCTATATGATTTATCCTGGGTTTCTGCCCACAGTGCTGCCTGCCAATGCCCTGCAGCCCACACCAATTGCTCACACTCCAGGGGGCAGTGAGCTCTCCCCCATGGTGGCAGAGCCCCACAGCAAAGAGGCAGCTGCAACGTTCACTGAGGCCCCATATTTCATGGCCTCTGGTCAGTCTccagcctcctcttcctcctcagccCCAGCAGCCACATCCCAGCTCATGGGGGCCAAGGGCTTCCCCCAGCTGCATGGCAAGCCTGTCATCAGTATCACTTCACAGCCCCTGGGGCCCAGGATCATTGCTCCTCCTTCCTTTGATGGCACCACCATGAGCTTTGTGGTGGAACACAGATGA